The genomic stretch CTAAttggaaaaataaaaatatggttGCATGGATGCAACTATAATAAATAACATCAATATGAATGCATGCTGGCGTATGTATTAgcaattaaaaagaaaaataaaatttgaacacatgtgattttatttattatgataaagaagaaagaaaaaactaGCAAACGTTTTACATTGTTTATAGTACCATATTATGAATGAATAAgtgaaaataaaaacaaaaaatatccgATAATACAAACACGTGCGTGACGCACGTGCATATTTGCTAGTTAAATTAAAGCAggtgtttttcacattttacaCTGCCTTACGAGCTCCAACAGCGCAGTGCTAGACTCTCCGCCGGCGCTCAGCGCCTCCTTCGCCTTCCGCATCGCCGCCCGCGTCCGCTCACGAAGCTCCCTGCCGCCGTCCGACTccatgagccacttcaccttggCAGCTACCTCCTCATCCTTGACAATCTCCTTGTCGTACCCTTCCATAGCGACGGCGAGGCGCAGATCCTCGACCAGGAACACCTTGTTCATCCGCTGCTCGGCATACATCGGCCACGCCAGCATCGGTACGCCGCCCATAATCGCCTCCAACACCGAGTTCCAGCCGCAGTGCGTGACGAACCCGCCGACGGCGCCGTGGGCCAGCACCTCGCGCTGCGGCGCCCACGCCTCGACCACTAGCCCCTTGCCCTTGGTGCGCGCCAGGAAGCCCTCGGGGAGGAGCGCGCCGAGGCCGTCTTCCTCGCCGGCAGGCGGGCGCCGCACAACCCACAGGAACCGTTGCCCGCTCGTCTCGAGCCCGCGCGCCACGTGCCTCGTCTGCTCCGCGCTGAACCGGCCCATGCTGCCGAAGCAGAGGAACACGACGCTGGCCTCCGGCTGGGCGTCTAGCCACGCCAGGCACTCGTGCCGCTTCTCGCCAACCTCTTCCAACGGCTTGATCACCGGACCGATGCAGTGCAGCGGTGGCGTTCGTCTCCCGGGTGGCGTGCAGAGGCCTGCCACGATGGCGTCGGTGGCGCGTGGCTCCAGTGAGCGGAAGCTGTTGACGATAAGACCGTGGGAATTGCACATCTGTTCGGACAGCGCGAGGAAGAGTCTGTTGCCAAGGCTGTCGCGGTCTTGGTAGGCCGCCGGGAGGTCATCTACGGGTATCGGCGCGACGCCCGGAACGCGCAAAAGTTCACCCCCGAGGTGTCGGAGGCTAATGGATGTTTGCTCGTGGATCAAGGGATGGTATAGCAATTCCGCCAGGCCGGCGATGGATGAGGTGAAGAAGAAGTACGTGGGGATGCCCAGCTCGGTGCCGACGTCCACGGCGCTGCCGCAGAAGAAGTCCAGCACCAGGGCGGCCGGGGAAGGGGAGGCGGCACGGAGGAACTCACGGAGGTCAGAGTCGGAGGCGCGGGCGAGCTCGAAGGTCTGCGCCACGTAATCGTGGGCGGGCACGTCGCGCGGGCGCGTGACGTGCGGTAGGAGGTGAAAGGAGAGCTGGGGGTGCGCAGCCGCGAGGCCTTCGGCAAATGAACCGgcagccgcgccgccgccagtGGCAGTGTCGTCGGTCCGCCCGCCAAGGACGACGGCGACGTCGAGGCTGTGCGCTGCGAGCAGCTCGCCGAGGTCCACCAAGGAGAACAGGTGGCTGATCATCATCGGCGGGGCGTAGATGACCACGAGGGCCTTCTTGTCTTGGCTCTCGGATGGGGTCGCCATTTCTGGGACTGGGAACCTGTGGGATCACTGTGTAGTTTCCCGTGAGCTTGAGCGACAAGGTGGCGTGAATGTTGTGAGCGATTTGCTTTTGATACGACGCGGGCGACGTAGTACTGTACTAGTGCCGGCTGCTTAGCCTGTTTATAGTACCCCGCATGCATACTCGTACTTTGAGGGCATGTTTGGTTGAAGGGAATAAAGACTAGATACTGAAACAAGGACAAAACGTTAGTCGCCTATTGTATTATTACGATCAAAGAGACTAAGGACCATTAAAGTTTGTAGAGAATGTTGTTTCAAGgttaatatatttatttgtcTGGATAATTTTTTCTTTATTCACTAATAAATCAATTAATTAAACTTGTGCCTTATTATCGGTAGCCTGAGATGAAATTCGTACCAAAATATCCCTAATTTCGGTCCACGAGTCCTACCTAACCCGATCGTCGTCCTGCTCCTGCCGCGGCACGGAATCAACGACAGTGTCACGTGTTGCTTCTTTACTCGTCCATCAAACCACCGTATATGTGGCTGTGGTTCTGGAGTAGCAGTGGACGTCCACGTCGACGCCGGGATGGTCCTAGTGGCGGTGAGTGGTCGTCCTAGTGCGACGGGGGCGGTGATGGTGTGCAAACTAAATACAGAACCGACCTGTGCATTTAAGGTCCATCTGTTTGCAATTGCTTTCAACAACTGGCCACAGCTTGcagtcacaaaaaaaaaaaaaaaaaactggccACAGCTTGCCACAAAAGCTTTTTAAGCTGTGGTATAGCAAAAGCCTATGACCGAATGGAATATTCACCGTGTATTTTGTTTCGAAGGAGCACGGCCCATAGAAGATGGGATAGGATGGGATGGGACGCGCCTAGTTTTCTTCTTCCCTGATTCTCACCGCATCTATGCCGGTAGCCTAACTCCGTTGCCGATTCACGTCGTTGCCGGTATGGTTGTTGAGAAAATTTGCTCATTGCCATAAAAAATCATAACAGTTTCTTGGTTGCCATTAATTAAaaattatactccctccgtccacgaaagagtcaatttctagagttgtcctaaatcaaactttttaaactttgaccaaatttctagaaaaaaatactaggatttatagtatcaaattagtattattagattcatcatagaatatattttcatataatgtgtattttatattatagatgttgttactcttttctataaagttagtcaaactttaaaaagtaaagtttgactggcacggatcctaggaattgattctttcagggacggagggagtagcatCTTTCATCGCcattaatttataatttttgatcCCTTCATTGCCATTACTGTTACATTTGTGGGTTTTGTTCCCTTAATTGCCATCTATTTAGATAGTTTGCTTCCTTTTAACTGCCATTGAGTGGACGGAATCACAGAACGGCGTGAACCGTGTTCGAAGCTCGACGTAGTCCTCTGCTGCCGCGCTCTCCCTCCCGTGCGATTGCTTAGTGCTTGTGACAAGTGCTAGAGAAAGGGAGCATCCATCTCTTTACAACAGCGCCATCTTCAGCATCGTTAGCTTTTGGTGTCGCAGAGCCATATCCATATGTAGTCCTCACcacatcacctcctccaccggcaGCGCGTCAAGCAGCCCGCCTGGGAGCTCCTGGAACCTCGCCTGCACGTACACATATGTACATCATTCGATCAGCACATCAGATGCAACAATGCAATGGTGTATGTAGGTCCACATGGTTTACATACCTTGATGAGGCCTGCAAGCCGCAAGGCAGTGCAGTGCAGGTCGATGCTGTGCACTTGTATCTGCTCTCTAGGCTGCAGTACAGCAGCAGTATATTGCCATGCCAGCCTGCTGGCCTCCCACGGAGCAACCCCGCGCGCGATGTGCCCTGCTGTGCTGGTCGCCTTCCGTCGTGGAGCCGCGATGTCGCGCTCGCGCAAGTGGAACTGGTGGACCGTCACTTGTGCCAATGTGCGGGAATCTTCCCGTCCGAACGATCGGACGGGAGCAACCTGCCGATCGCAAGTCTCAGGCCGCCAGTTCCTGTTTCCCGCGCAAGTCCGACGGAACGTAAGTTTccct from Sorghum bicolor cultivar BTx623 chromosome 3, Sorghum_bicolor_NCBIv3, whole genome shotgun sequence encodes the following:
- the LOC8075541 gene encoding UDP-glycosyltransferase 1, with product MATPSESQDKKALVVIYAPPMMISHLFSLVDLGELLAAHSLDVAVVLGGRTDDTATGGGAAAGSFAEGLAAAHPQLSFHLLPHVTRPRDVPAHDYVAQTFELARASDSDLREFLRAASPSPAALVLDFFCGSAVDVGTELGIPTYFFFTSSIAGLAELLYHPLIHEQTSISLRHLGGELLRVPGVAPIPVDDLPAAYQDRDSLGNRLFLALSEQMCNSHGLIVNSFRSLEPRATDAIVAGLCTPPGRRTPPLHCIGPVIKPLEEVGEKRHECLAWLDAQPEASVVFLCFGSMGRFSAEQTRHVARGLETSGQRFLWVVRRPPAGEEDGLGALLPEGFLARTKGKGLVVEAWAPQREVLAHGAVGGFVTHCGWNSVLEAIMGGVPMLAWPMYAEQRMNKVFLVEDLRLAVAMEGYDKEIVKDEEVAAKVKWLMESDGGRELRERTRAAMRKAKEALSAGGESSTALLELVRQCKM